The Montipora capricornis isolate CH-2021 chromosome 1, ASM3666992v2, whole genome shotgun sequence genome contains a region encoding:
- the LOC138046143 gene encoding uncharacterized protein, with translation MNVVELKKYLQDRGVSVSGYLKPSLVEIATAVERMGLPFDPNFEKDKANDAVTLIIHDMVIPDPFSLKTVNNFNSSPPFGLFDIFNHLIYHSTDYDKQGLAAYKSFDDYRLFNDGYVESLLSAPLKHEGVHVYVAKVKPFMKIKTDEGKEYYDLWFILEGRGANRGSVLQARCKCKGGRDGGCKHIAAAMYALEDLLNTRGEDSVTSGPCVWVRKPRGNTQACEVKDLVIEKSKKPSHKKKKRKQVYSQNIETDVRAPEDRNPPDEEYLKKFTKRVCHLKSTPVILPLFKERYGTPEEDTITEEPGQSNHQPPQTGIMSAKLLEILSNNPETSAEEIVKLLSFSDTERKLVERTTIKQWQCEEWYLHRAGFITASKCKRVFTRQETLDKNPAENAKKLVEEIGLVKSCPPPIQEEREPQNAREWGLLHEESARKAYQHVASHIHHKLKLIPKGFLISPSKPFLGASVDNIQKCQCSDGCPVRVIEYKCPWKHRDLHPKEAFLTPEIGGIQKGNNFALKSSSNYYFQVQFQMFVSGLTLCTFVVWTNQGIFTVDVPYDPSFMSVVCAKLEKFWTSQLLPFLLREVSMTSLPESSQEAFCSFQDSNISEQNLSSSAQQPCCHSEADVMICSQEKNPEAVTTTSQSTLYIDLSQCSTPTQHSESVEISGLQIYKDDVQTVKPKSMITDTIVLFLFKQLPQIYPIVSSFFYTTLCGEQDVGSTTSRTVRQTSAKKFFKADLMNSRYVFIPINRSLHWLLAVLTPWHFLILDSLTWDISTRHEEIHNINRFLDHLCAAHSITSMTSQRSNYVLKVPQQLPGSNNCGFHIFMFADHFLKDLKVYESDPNGYVNAEHRWFDPKDAETKRRLTRTYLEALFQ, from the exons ATGAATGTGGtagaacttaaaaaatatttacaggATCGCGGCGTTTCGGTTAGCGGATATTTAAAACCTTCGCTCGTGGAAATCGCTACTGCAGTCGAAAGAATGGGTTTACCTTTTGACCCAAACTTTGAGAAAGATAAAGCAAATGATGCGGTGACATTAATCATTCATGATATGGTAATTCCTGATCCATTTTCCCTCAAGACCGTGAACAACTTCAACTCTTCTCCACCATTCGGGTTGTTCGATATTTTTAACCATTTAATCTACCACTCTACTGATTACGATAAACAGGGACTCGCCGCTTACAAGTCCTTTGATGACTATAGATTATTCAATGACGGTTACGTAGAATCCTTGCTTTCTGCTCCATTGAAACACGAGGGAGTCCATGTTTACGTAGCCAAAGTTAAGCCTTTCATGAAGATAAAGACAGACGAAGGAAAGGAGTATTATGATCTCTGGTTTATTCTCGAGGGCAGAGGTGCGAACCGCGGCAGTGTACTCCAAGCACGATGTAAGTGTAAAGGCGGTCGAGATGGGGGTTGTAAGCATATTGCAGCTGCCATGTACGCTCTTGAGGATTTGTTAAATACTCGTGGTGAAGATAGTGTAACGAGTGGCCCGTGTGTTTGGGTTAGGAAACCAAGAGGGAATACGCAAGCGTGTGAAGTAAAAGATCTTGTCATTGAGAAAAGCAAAAAACcttctcacaaaaaaaaaaaaaggaaacaagttTACTCTCAAAACATTGAAACAGATGTCCGTGCCCCTGAAGACAGAAATCCACCAGATGAGGAGTATCTGAAAAAGTTTACCAAACGAGTGTGCCACTTAAAAAGTACACCTGTCATTTTGCCCCTATTTAAAGAACGTTATGGCACTCCAGAAGAAGACACAATCACAGAAGAACCTGGTCAATCAAACCATCAGCCTCCACAGACCGGTATAATGAGTGCTAAGCTCCTGGAGATTTTAAGTAATAATCCCGAAACCTCAGCAGAAGAAATTGTCAAGTTGTTGTCTTTTAGTGATACAGAAAGAAAGCTGGTTGAGAGAACAACCATCAAGCAATGGCAATGTGAAGAGTGGTACCTTCACAGGGCAGGGTTTATCACAGCCTCAAAGTGCAAAAGAGTTTTCACCCGCCAGGAAACACTTGACAAAAACCCtgctgaaaatgccaaaaagttGGTAGAAGAAATTGGTCTAGTCAAGTCATGTCCACCTCCTATCCAGGAGGAAAGAGAACCACAAAATGCCAGGGAGTGGGGGTTGTTACATGAAGAGAGTGCTCGGAAGGCATATCAGCATGTTGCAAGCCACATTCATCACAAGCTAAAGCTGATCCCAAAAGGCTTTTTAATCTCCCCGTCCAAGCCTTTCCTTGGTGCTAGTGTGGACAATATTCAGAAATGCCAGTGCTCTGATGGTTGCCCAGTTAGAGTGATTGAATACAAGTGCCCTTGGAAGCACAGAGATCTGCACCCAAAAGAAGCCTTCTTAACCCCAGAAATTGGTGGTATtcaaaaaggaaataattttgCACTTAAGTCTAGTTCAAATTACTACTTTCAAGTTCAGTTTCAAATGTTCGTAAGCGGGCTCACCTTGTGCACCTTTGTTGTGTGGACCAACCAGGGAATCTTCACTGTAGATGTACCCTATGACCCAAGCTTCATGTCTGTCGTCTGTGCAAAGCTGGAGAAGTTCTGGACAAGTCAGTTGCTTCCTTTCTTGCTACGTGAAGTTTCCATGACATCCTTGCCAG AATCATCACAAGAAGCATTTTGCTCTTTCCAAGATTCAAACATTTCAGAGCAAAACCTAAGCAGTTCTGCACAGCAGCCCTGTTGCCACTCAGAAGCAGATGTCATGATCTGTTCACAAGAGAAAAACCCTGAGGCAGTTACTACCACTTCACAAAGTACCCTATATATAGACTTGTCCCAGTGCAGTACCCCTACCCAACATTCAGAGAGTGTGGAAATCTCTGGACTTCAAATCTACAAGGATGATGTCCAAACTGTTAAACCGAAGTCCATGATCACTGATACAATagtcttgtttttgttcaa GCAACTACCTCAGATATATCCTATTGTCAGTTCTTTTTTCTATACCACCTTATGTGGGGAACAAGATGTTGGGTCCACCACCTCAAG AACTGTCCGCCAAACATCagcaaaaaagttttttaaggCAGACCTGATGAACAGTAGATATGTGTTCATTCCAATCAATAGAAG tttacatTGGTTGCTGGCTGTCTTAACCCCATG GCACTTTTTGATACTGGACTCATTGACATGGGATATAAGCACAAGGCATGAAGAAATACACAATATCAACAG ATTCTTGGATCACCTATGTGCTGCACACAGTATAACCTCCATGACAAGCCAACGATCAAATTATGTGCTTAAG GTACCACAACAATTGCCAGGAAGCAACAACTGTGGATTCCATATATTCATGTTTGCTGACCATTTCTTAAAG GATCTGAAGGTATACGAAAGTGATCCGAATGGGTATGTCAATGCTGAACATCGGTGGTTTGATCCTAAAGATGCTGAAACCAAAAGGAGATTGACAAGAACTTATTTGGAGGCTCTTTTTCAGTGA
- the LOC138046218 gene encoding uncharacterized protein isoform X1: MVTTKRCAYGTCRKDSRYPRSWKRNSNGDPVKFFHFPGAHRQNERRQRWITACHRGDTFVCTKDSYICSIHFVGGNGPTKEYPDPISAIASKEKVKRLNRKRKASDEREADKERSKKICLQRSAAKTLLTLHLHTGKSIEEHEAAGTLLDLSLESVVSAKEAEMEGLQEMEEQIIEHFPEPLPDDEPIDSHVDRDTQTDKKMLRECGTQTSGTDKLMKMLFMMKVMDPQKTYHYTGMSKECLELIYGEVKEKSQRMNVWKGSRKTKTGKLQDRYMKNRKELAKLTTKEQFVFTLVRLRRNPSLEMLCDIFGITTGTGSRIFITWILFLKKELLFLLPFSTKEELREISKPNCFKKDCLKNLRAIIDCTEFYIEKPGKPSSQRSTYSQYKSSNTFKLLISMSPILHFNFVSKLYSGSISDKEIVSASGFLKNLNPGDVVMADKGFNIQDLLALHDTVLIAPPMMRKNNVSARASTATRRVATSRVHIERMIRQLKLFNFLRGVIPLTCKPYISSAIKVCAILVNLQPSIIKEK; this comes from the exons ATGGTTACGACAAAAAGATGTGCTTATGGTACTTGTAGAAAGGATTCCCGATACCCTCGGTCttggaaaagaaattcaaatggtGATCCAGTTAAATTTTTCCATTTCCCTGGCGCACATAGACAAAATGAGAGACGGCAAAGGTGGATTACTGCATGTCATCGCGGTGACACGTTCGTTTGTACGAAGGACAGTTATATTTGCAGTATACACTTTGTTGGTGGAAATGGTCCAACAAAAGAGTATCCTGATCCAATATCAGCTATTGCCAGTAAAGAAAAG GTGAAGCGGCTCAATCGCAAACGAAAAGCATCTGATGAACGGGAAGCAGACAAAGAGAGAAGCAAGAAAATTTGTCTGCAACGATCTGCGGCGAAAACCCTATTGACCCTTCATCTACATACTGGTAAATCAATCGAGGAACACGAAGCTGCCGGGACCCTGTTAGATCTGTCCTTAGAGTCAGTTGTAAGTGCAAAAGAGGCTGAAATGGAAGGCTTACAAGAAATGGAGGAGCAGATCATCGAGCATTTTCCGGAACCATTACCTGATGATGAACCAATCGACTCCCACGTTGACCGCGACACACAAACTGATAAAAAAATGTTAAGAGAATGCGGCACGCAA ACTTCAGGCACTGACAAACTGATGAAGATGTTATTTATGATGAAAGTAATGGACCCACAGAAAACCTACCACTACACAG GTATGAGTAAGGAATGTCTTGAGCTGATTTACGGTGAAGTCAAAGAAAAAAGTCAGCGCATGAACGTATGGAAAGGGTCACGAAAAACAAAGACAGGAAAGCTCCAGGATAGGTACATGAAG AACAGGAAAGAGCTGGCCAAGCTTACAACCAAAGAACAATTTGTGTTTACTCTTGTGAGACTAAGAAGGAACCCAAGTCTTGAAATGCTGTGTGATATCTTTGGTATTACTACAGGCACTGGAAGTAGAATATTTATAACTTggattttatttcttaaaaaggagttgttgtttcttttacctttttcaACAAAGGAGGAATTGAGAGAAATATCCAAACCAAATTGCTTCAAAAAGGATTGTCTTAAAAATCTGAGAGCAATCATAGATTGTACAGAATTCTATATTGAAAAACCAGGTAAACCTTCAAGCCAAAGATCTACCTACAGTCAATACAAGTCCTCAAATACCTTTAAGTTACTTATTTCAATGTCTcctattttgcattttaattttgtctCGAAATTGTATAGTGGAAGTATTAGTGACAAGGAGATTGTAAGTGCCAGTGGTTTCCTTAAAAACCTGAACCCAGGAGATGTTGTAATGGCTGATAAGGGCTTTAACATTCAAGATCTTTTAGCTCTACATGACACTGTACTAATTGCACCCCCAATGATGCGCAAGAACAATGTATCTGCACGAGCATCAACTGCCACAAGACGAGTGGCAACATCCAGGGTTCATATTGAGCGTATGATCAGGCAACTGAAATTGTTTAACTTCCTAAGAGGAGTTATTCCTCTTACATGTAAACCATATATTAGTTCTGCCATTAAGGTCTGTGCAATACTGGTAAATTTACAACCatcaataataaaagaaaaataa
- the LOC138046218 gene encoding uncharacterized protein isoform X2 translates to MVTTKRCAYGTCRKDSRYPRSWKRNSNGDPVKFFHFPGAHRQNERRQRWITACHRGDTFVCTKDSYICSIHFVGGNGPTKEYPDPISAIASKEKVKRLNRKRKASDEREADKERSKKICLQRSAAKTLLTLHLHTGKSIEEHEAAGTLLDLSLESVVSAKEAEMEGLQEMEEQIIEHFPEPLPDDEPIDSHVDRDTQTDKKMLRECGTQTSGTDKLMKMLFMMKVMDPQKTYHYTGMSKECLELIYGEVKEKSQRMNVWKGSRKTKTGKLQDRYMKERAGQAYNQRTICVYSCETKKEPKS, encoded by the exons ATGGTTACGACAAAAAGATGTGCTTATGGTACTTGTAGAAAGGATTCCCGATACCCTCGGTCttggaaaagaaattcaaatggtGATCCAGTTAAATTTTTCCATTTCCCTGGCGCACATAGACAAAATGAGAGACGGCAAAGGTGGATTACTGCATGTCATCGCGGTGACACGTTCGTTTGTACGAAGGACAGTTATATTTGCAGTATACACTTTGTTGGTGGAAATGGTCCAACAAAAGAGTATCCTGATCCAATATCAGCTATTGCCAGTAAAGAAAAG GTGAAGCGGCTCAATCGCAAACGAAAAGCATCTGATGAACGGGAAGCAGACAAAGAGAGAAGCAAGAAAATTTGTCTGCAACGATCTGCGGCGAAAACCCTATTGACCCTTCATCTACATACTGGTAAATCAATCGAGGAACACGAAGCTGCCGGGACCCTGTTAGATCTGTCCTTAGAGTCAGTTGTAAGTGCAAAAGAGGCTGAAATGGAAGGCTTACAAGAAATGGAGGAGCAGATCATCGAGCATTTTCCGGAACCATTACCTGATGATGAACCAATCGACTCCCACGTTGACCGCGACACACAAACTGATAAAAAAATGTTAAGAGAATGCGGCACGCAA ACTTCAGGCACTGACAAACTGATGAAGATGTTATTTATGATGAAAGTAATGGACCCACAGAAAACCTACCACTACACAG GTATGAGTAAGGAATGTCTTGAGCTGATTTACGGTGAAGTCAAAGAAAAAAGTCAGCGCATGAACGTATGGAAAGGGTCACGAAAAACAAAGACAGGAAAGCTCCAGGATAGGTACATGAAG GAAAGAGCTGGCCAAGCTTACAACCAAAGAACAATTTGTGTTTACTCTTGTGAGACTAAGAAGGAACCCAAGTCTTGA
- the LOC138046218 gene encoding uncharacterized protein isoform X3, whose amino-acid sequence MVTTKRCAYGTCRKDSRYPRSWKRNSNGDPVKFFHFPGAHRQNERRQRWITACHRGDTFVCTKDSYICSIHFVGGNGPTKEYPDPISAIASKEKVKRLNRKRKASDEREADKERSKKICLQRSAAKTLLTLHLHTGKSIEEHEAAGTLLDLSLESVVSAKEAEMEGLQEMEEQIIEHFPEPLPDDEPIDSHVDRDTQTDKKMLRECGTQTSGTDKLMKMLFMMKVMDPQKTYHYTGMSKECLELIYGEVKEKSQRMNVWKGSRKTKTGKLQDRTGKSWPSLQPKNNLCLLL is encoded by the exons ATGGTTACGACAAAAAGATGTGCTTATGGTACTTGTAGAAAGGATTCCCGATACCCTCGGTCttggaaaagaaattcaaatggtGATCCAGTTAAATTTTTCCATTTCCCTGGCGCACATAGACAAAATGAGAGACGGCAAAGGTGGATTACTGCATGTCATCGCGGTGACACGTTCGTTTGTACGAAGGACAGTTATATTTGCAGTATACACTTTGTTGGTGGAAATGGTCCAACAAAAGAGTATCCTGATCCAATATCAGCTATTGCCAGTAAAGAAAAG GTGAAGCGGCTCAATCGCAAACGAAAAGCATCTGATGAACGGGAAGCAGACAAAGAGAGAAGCAAGAAAATTTGTCTGCAACGATCTGCGGCGAAAACCCTATTGACCCTTCATCTACATACTGGTAAATCAATCGAGGAACACGAAGCTGCCGGGACCCTGTTAGATCTGTCCTTAGAGTCAGTTGTAAGTGCAAAAGAGGCTGAAATGGAAGGCTTACAAGAAATGGAGGAGCAGATCATCGAGCATTTTCCGGAACCATTACCTGATGATGAACCAATCGACTCCCACGTTGACCGCGACACACAAACTGATAAAAAAATGTTAAGAGAATGCGGCACGCAA ACTTCAGGCACTGACAAACTGATGAAGATGTTATTTATGATGAAAGTAATGGACCCACAGAAAACCTACCACTACACAG GTATGAGTAAGGAATGTCTTGAGCTGATTTACGGTGAAGTCAAAGAAAAAAGTCAGCGCATGAACGTATGGAAAGGGTCACGAAAAACAAAGACAGGAAAGCTCCAGGATAG AACAGGAAAGAGCTGGCCAAGCTTACAACCAAAGAACAATTTGTGTTTACTCTTGTGA